The genomic segment AAGCAACACGATATTGCATACTCTACAAATAGTGATTTATCAACCAGACACAAGGCGGATCAGATTTTAGACAACAAAGCTTGGGATTATAAAATCTAAAGAGACACCGTTTGGACAGAAGGCAGCTGCTTGGTTTGTTACAACAGCTATGAAAGGAAAACGTAAGTTGGGAATGGGTCTTAGACGCAAAAAAGGTGGTTCTCttcgtaaaaaaataaataagaaaaaaaggaTCATTAAAACACCAAAGAAAGGTGGATTCCTCCCCCTCCTTCTCCCCCTGATCAGTGCTTTATCTGCTGTTGGGGGCCTTGGTACTACTATTTACAAGACTATTGGAGATGCAAAAGCTAATCGAATTAGTCTTGAAGAACAAAAACGCCATAATCTAGCCATGGAACAGAAAGGCAAAGGATTATATCTAAGACCTTATAAAGGCTATGGATTATACTTGAAACCCTATTCAAAAAACTAAAGCTTCCTCATCATGCTTTAACAAGTAGTGATATAATAAAGCATGGTAAAGTACTACCAACTTTTCGTGGGGTATTCATGAAATgccaaaataaatttataaaaacgaGTGTGGTGTTATAAATTTAGATTCTGATCGAGGAGTCGGAACCCACTGGGTAGCTTACGCAAAATCTAAGTCTAACGTAATTTACTTTGATTCCTATGGAGACTTACCCCCTCCAAAAAGcgtaataaagtattttttaagtAACGGCGatgtaaaaatatattacaattatgaTAAAATTCAAAACGATTCATACAGATGTGGTCATTACTCCTTGGATTTTCTATACAACTACTATAAATAGCAAACATTgattttttacgttttaaaacAATGTCTTTCAACTTTACGCTTACTGGGAACGCTTCAAATCTGAGTTATAGTTTTAATCCTCCGATTTACCTTGAAGATGAATTTGATTACGAAATTGGGCTAACCagtttttatagttttaataGTATTCCAAATCTCGATGAAAACAATAACCTTTTCCTCTGGAATATACGAAATGTTACTTATACCTATAAATTACCAAAGGGGTCTTATGAATTAGATGATATTACAAAACTTAtaaaagaaaacatgaaaaaGAGAGATAGTGACGCGACTATAGAAATTACTCCACAGTTATCAACCTCCAAAGTCATAATTAATAGTAATAGAGAAATTTCATTTCTTCCCGCGAATTCTATTGCGAAATTATTTGGATTTAAATCAGGGCTGTTAGCAGCAAACTAGATACATATCTCAGACAATCCAGTGGAGATTTGGGGTGCAAACGCATTATGTATTGACTATAACATAGCGTCAGGATCCTATTTAAACGGAAATCCAGTTCACATTATCCATCAGTTCTTCCCAACCGTACCAACTGGGTATAAAATAGTTTAGGTAccccaaaatattttgtattatccAGTGAGTATTAAAACAATCTCTAACCTTACAGTAAAAATTATCAACCAAGCAGGTAAACTTGTTGATTTTGGAGGAGATGAAGTAACAGTAAACCTTCATCTTAGGAAACAAACATAATGGTTCTAGTTTTTTCTCGCGGACCAAAAACATATATAAAGAGATTACCTTCTAAAAAAATAACTCCATCTCTACCAAAATCATAAAAAAGTATATCACCTTTAGTAATATCTAAAGGATATTACCTTAAAAGGATATCAACCCTACATTCCTGGAAAATTGGGATACAACGATGAAGTCCGTATCGCAGTACAAGATTTGGATAGTTTGACGTTTCCAGCAAATAGTTATCTATATATTGAGGGCAAATTAGCCACACATGACAATAAAACACcaaccaaaataaaatttattaataatagtaTAGCTTACTTGTTTCGTGAACTACGTTTTGAATTAAATGGGGTAATAATTGACTCAGTACGTGATGTAGGGTTAGTATCAAGTATTAAAAACTATCTTAGCCTTAACGAAAATCAAAGCTTGCTATTGGAAAATGCTGGTTGATCTCCAAAAATGAGTAGAATGGAAAATAATAGTGAAGTCCCTAAAAACAATGTTTTGGTGGATTCAAATGGAAACTTTATTGTGTGTATACCTTTGAGATTATTATCCGGATTCTttgaagattttagaaaaattattatgaacatGAAACAAGAATTGATACTTCTTCGATCAAATGATGATATTGATGCAGTAGTAAGCGAAGATGAGACTGAGCGTCCGAAAATTGACATTACTAAATTATATTGGGAAGTACCACATGTAACTCCTAGTATTCGAGAACAGTTGCGACTAAACAAAATTTCACATACAAACCAAGATCTACCTATTAAATTTCGAAGTTGGCAAATGATTGAATATCCAGCCCTAAATAACTCTACACGTCACACATGGTCAGTGCGGACTAGTACCAAAATAGAGACTCCACGACACATTGTTGTTGCTTTTCAAAATAACAGAAAATCAAAATTAACAAAAGATATGAGTAAATTTGATGATTGcactttaaagaatattaaagtGTTAACAAATTCTGAAAGGTATCCCTATAATGATCTTCAACTAGATTTTAAGACTAATAGATTTGCCAAACTATatgaaatgtttgccaatttccaGGAGAGTTATTATCACATGACCTTAAACCAACCCATATTTAATCCAATTGATTTTAAAACAATTGCTCCACACATTGTACACATTGACTGCTCTCGTCAAAAAGAAGTAATTCAATCCGGATGTGTTGTGCTTCGTATAGAATTTGAGACAGATGAACCAACAACCTCTGATATCTCAGCCTATTGTCTAATACTTCACGAGAAAGAATTCACATATAACCCTCTaacaaaaattgtgaaacaattgtaaaatatttatattatacaagACAGGTgaatgcaaattagggagcacctGTATGCAAATTAATGAGCACCTGCATATTAGGGAGCACATTTTAAATAGGGAGCAGCTGTATGCAAAGAGCAGGTACATGAGTTGTAAAATTGTATCTAATGAGAGACTTCCCGTATGAGGACAGATGTATAATGTATAAAGGTCAGGTGCTAATTATGGCATTATATGCGAAACTCTCTTATGCGCATgactgaaaattcttttaaaaatacaaactATGCAGTATACACACTTAGTCTTTAATCATGTGCTTAGTAGTAGATGTCCAAGGTTTTATTAccgaaaaaaataagtttatcgtGAAAGAGTTTGCAAGTTATAATGGTCAAAAAATTagtcattttttttaaaccacCATATCCGATACGATTATTGGGTTCTGAATATTATAATCAAGCTGTTTGGTTAATGAATAACCATCATGGATTGAACTGGAATCATGAATTTACACCAGTACACCAGTTCCATAATATTATCCAACATTTGACAAGAGACGTTAATGCGGTTTATGTTAAGGGGCGAGAAAAGTCACAGTATATCAAAAAGTATAGTCTATCCCCAGTTTTGGAGTTTGATGAACAACCAGCTCTGCAGAAAATGGAGCCAAGATGTCCATATCATTCAAACAGTGGGAGTGTTTGTGCTTTAAGTAATGTATTTCAACTTTATGATACttttataatgaaataaatttttttttacattttgttttattaataaaaaaccttattaaaaaaatagtactTTATTCAATAACTATTACATGTTACAAATTATATTTTGAAGTGCAAGTTTACACAAATGACAACTGGATTGAGACTAGACTAAAATATTCCAATTCCGTGATAAGTAATATATTTTGTACTTTGGTAAAATAGAATATCACGttttaattttgcaatatttCGACTAAACTGCTCACAAAACCTTCTTGAGTGCATACTGTACACATTAACAACGGTTTTTTACTCTTATATCCTCCCTACTCTCATTGTCACCGGTTGCAGGTGTATTGTTCATTGGCCCCCACTCCTAATAATATATTGACAATGCCGGGTAAGGTCTGTTAGCTCGCAGTCGTTGAGTCATTCCTGTTGAAACTTGTTAAATCCAGTTTGTTGAGAGTTTCCCACTCAAACTAATTTGCAtacttttaattatgtgttcaaaTATAATAAACGAGGGGAACATACCATATAAATATTGGAATAATTTGGATGATATATTTAACTATAGTGATGACGAGTGGAAAACATTTTCGAGACCTCCTTTTTATATTGTACAACAAAAGATTTGTCTTATTTGTGGTAAAATGTCTGGCACTAGACTTATTCCAAGAAACTTAATATTTAAAGGGTGGAAATTGGTATTTGAATTTTGTGCATTTTGTAGTGAGACTAGACCTATGGGATTATCTCATCGAAGCATATGTCATCGTGATGGATTAATGGAATCTCCACCACATATGTGGGACTCCCCACGTCCAAAGTTAGGTTTACTATAAATAGATGCTAAAACCTTGGTAGAGATTATTGTGATGGCTTCAATAAACTTTATTGTTTTACTAGCAATTGTGGGAAATTTGCTCTTAATTCAAGGACCAATCAATGTCAAAGAAACTTTTATATGTTTTGACAGTAATGGTGCACTAAATGATACGTGGCCGTCGAAATGGACTAGAATGAAGTCATATccggaaaacaattttttaccaACTTTACAAGCTGAAATACCTTTGAACAGTACTAAATATAATATGCGTTTTAGACATTTTAGTGAAAAAATCACAGATTCCGGGTGGTTAGAACTTTATAATGAAATACCTAAAAATTATACAGTCTTATctccaatattttattatatagctaTATGTTCAACTTTCTCATTAGTTTCTCTATTAATAGAATtgtttaaagttttaaataaaaaaatatgttaatatacaAGTGTTTTATTAATACATAAAAAATGTACATATGCTTAATCCTTAAATATAATCACAAAAAAACTATTTATAAGTAGGAATTATAATGGAAAGCTGCAACTTGGAACAATTTTTCATTGGGGATATTATCTAAGTCATCTAATGTAGGAGTATCTATCATCTCATTCGCGAAAAATAAGAGGTTATCTACATTACCTTCATGTTGACTAATTAATAAATGGCCCCAAGCCAAAGTAGAGACATCACCAGGAATAACATATCTTTTATCGTCACGGAATGTTAGTGATACCTTATTTCGCAGTTCGGTATAAACAGTATGCATTTCCGACCTAAAGAAATACATTTTTCTAAAGATGGTTTCTTTATTTTGAATAACTCTTACGTAATCATTTAAATGTAGTTGGTTTTTAACAACATGCCTGGAAACACCTTTCGCTTTTTTCACAATTGTATCAGCATCAATACAATAAGCTTTAGCTGCCATACCGTAGAATGCTTTAATGGTGGTGTTTGGAAATTTAATTTTCATCTTTCCAAGAATAGACTTTGTCTTCTCTACCCCATGTTGATTATTTTCCGAATAATTAGATGTATCAAAGTAACGTAGGTTTTTGTTCATATCATCATAAAAGTTTGGTGTTTGTACTTCTAGAATGAGCGAATCAGTATCTGTATACAGAAGATTAGCATTATTGCGGTACTTGTTTTTAATATACCCGTAGAAGAAATTATATATGAATGTCTTAGATATATCCAGAATAGAAAAACCAATATATAAAGGTTTATCgtaaataattttggttttatttaaatgaattgCAACTAAATTTTCGCTGAATATTGATAATGAGTTAAATTCTGGTTTGGCAATTAAAGATTTTGCTCCAACCCTTCCTTTGCTATTTTCATACTGTGAAAGAAGACGAATATCCTTTCTTTTATCCACTGCTTCTAAACTTTTACCGAATATGGCATTGACAAGAAGCTTAAAAAGATCACGCTCAAATTCATTTTTGGCCTTGTTGCGGAGAAAAGTATTCagatcaatatatttttttaaccacATTGATTGGGAGAATTCTAATATTCTATGCACATTTTCTAACTTTAATCCGTACTGTATACATTGTTTTAAATTTCTATAatgtattacatatttttttttatcgtatAAATTAGGAATCagttttttgtatttacttttagGTGGTACTATTGACTCGGGGCAAAATGGTAGGTCGTTATGTTGATCATGCATATTGGGTGGATAATGCAAGTCCACTTCCAACACATACCCCTTTTGACCATCATCgtcaatattaaaaacattaaattggTCAATTTCTTGTTCATTTAACCATCTAAAATTTCCCCAAGGAAGAGGTTGGCTCATGGCGGCGCCGTAGAGATTATTGGCATCTAAATACATTATGTATGTTTCCGGTTTTGTTGGATCGAAATTACTTAAAAATCTGTTGTTTGCAATACCCATTCGTTTTGTACAGGTAGCCACACCTCCTCTGATCCCTTTTTTAAAGAAGTGTACCATATCAACATCCGTTAGAAGTTGTAGCTCAATATCGGTATATTTTAACATGGCGTCCCAGGTTAGAGATGGAGCTGTAATATATTGTGCAGGATCAAGTCTGTATTCTTTGAGACATATCTTCCTAAAATTTTCAAAGATATCTGCTAGTAACAGCACATCTGATTTTAAATATAGCATTCCATATTCTCCCACAGATTGACAGTTAAAATATTCCCATACCTCCTGGGCTCTTTCATAATCTTCTGCAGTAATATGTTCTCCCCTTAAATGAtcataaaatttttctttagatGGTAGATGCCTCTCTTCTACTTTTATGTAATTATCGATATATGTGTACGGGAATATACTTTTACGGCGCATTAAACTAAACTCTTTTTCACCTGGGAAATATTTCCTTATTTCATTGCATTGACTAGACTCTAATGTTTGGCTTAATGTATCTAAAGACTTTgctaaaaatctaaatgaatctacaaactttaattttaaataaacattatgtTTTTTTGAATCATCACTCTTGTGTACTAGAATAGATTTTGAAAATGTAATATACTTTTCTTTTGTTTGCGCAATAGCTGATACATACTCCCCATTAGTTGTTAATTCCTTAATAAACATGTGGCAATCGTAATTTGTCAacttatgaaaaaaaattggaataaaattaGGTACCTTGAAATTTAAGTTACAGGAGTTGTGTGACGCGCCTCTGAATAATCCGGTAATGTGATCATGATCCCTGACTCTGGAAAATAATAATGGTTTTTGACAGATAGAACATTCGGTAGCATTCAGGAAATTCTGGTTTTCTTCACTAGTCAAAGGCACCATTGGTTTGATATGTTTCAGATGCTTCTGGTATAGTTCATGAACTAAAACATCTAACTTTTGAACAAACACTTTAGCAGCGTCCTCACCCTGATATGATTCCAATCTTGATAAGCTATCATCATAACTGCACTTGAGATAAAATGCAAATGAATAAGGCTGGTGTTCTGCGACTTTGATTGTGTAGGACTGACCATCTGATGGCTCACAATGGGGGATCGGTTTAAGAATCGACTCAAAGTCAGCATAAATTACAAACGGGTGTTCACTTGTCTTTTCAATATTGATGAATTTTAGAATATTGGATGGAAGACTTTCACCACACTTATTAATTCTCAGTTCATTAGTTGGAAGTATTGTAGAGATGTGTAAGCAATCATT from the Diabrotica undecimpunctata isolate CICGRU chromosome 1, icDiaUnde3, whole genome shotgun sequence genome contains:
- the LOC140433167 gene encoding uncharacterized protein; the protein is MSRMENNSEVPKNNVLVDSNGNFIVCIPLRLLSGFFEDFRKIIMNMKQELILLRSNDDIDAVVSEDETERPKIDITKLYWEVPHVTPSIREQLRLNKISHTNQDLPIKFRSWQMIEYPALNNSTRHTWSVRTSTKIETPRHIVVAFQNNRKSKLTKDMSKFDDCTLKNIKVLTNSERYPYNDLQLDFKTNRFAKLYEMFANFQESYYHMTLNQPIFNPIDFKTIAPHIVHIDCSRQKEVIQSGCVVLRIEFETDEPTTSDISAYCLILHEKEFTYNPLTKIVKQL
- the LOC140433179 gene encoding uncharacterized protein, with the protein product MSKSNKINYSGFMNEIKPKVTRILNEYLHQHTALKVNCELFAMFYKPENEISDIKSMNTSNKIFTYPTSSDISDMYNNFAEAILTQASEFQEKDSNWTLQEILFLDVNINKFSTISASSYINLPSQIKRKSAILNIQNKDSMCFAYCVMAAIFPANGDPTNPESYPPCDTLLNFDGIGFPVKLKGINKFEILKQYISYRLWSSIIFKENKMQYEVVEPLHYTQQHKPTHVNLLLISDNNQSHYCLITDLYRLVKTQKATYEGKQYFCDGCLQIFSTFEKLKNHQENDCLHISTILPTNELRINKCGESLPSNILKFINIEKTSEHPFVIYADFESILKPIPHCEPSDGQSYTIKVAEHQPYSFAFYLKCSYDDSLSRLESYQGEDAAKVFVQKLDVLVHELYQKHLKHIKPMVPLTSEENQNFLNATECSICQKPLLFSRVRDHDHITGLFRGASHNSYSFRFLAKSLDTLSQTLESSQCNEIRKYFPGEKEFSLMRRKSIFPYTYIDNYIKVEERHLPSKEKFYDHLRGEHITAEDYERAQEVWEYFNCQSVGEYGMLYLKSDVLLLADIFENFRKICLKEYRLDPAQYITAPSLTWDAMLKYTDIELQLLTDVDMVHFFKKGIRGGVATCTKRMGIANNRFLSNFDPTKPETYIMYLDANNLYGAAMSQPLPWGNFRWLNEQEIDQFNVFNIDDDGQKGYVLEVDLHYPPNMHDQHNDLPFCPESIVPPKSKYKKLIPNLYDKKKYVIHYRNLKQCIQYGLKLENVHRILEFSQSMWLKKYIDLNTFLRNKAKNEFERDLFKLLVNAIFGKSLEAVDKRKDIRLLSQYENSKGRVGAKSLIAKPEFNSLSIFSENLVAIHLNKTKIIYDKPLYIGFSILDISKTFIYNFFYGYIKNKYRNNANLLYTDTDSLILEVQTPNFYDDMNKNLRYFDTSNYSENNQHGVEKTKSILGKMKIKFPNTTIKAFYGMAAKAYCIDADTIVKKAKGVSRHVVKNQLHLNDYVRVIQNKETIFRKMYFFRSEMHTVYTELRNKVSLTFRDDKRYVIPGDVSTLAWGHLLISQHEGNVDNLLFFANEMIDTPTLDDLDNIPNEKLFQVAAFHYNSYL